Proteins from a single region of Candidatus Ozemobacteraceae bacterium:
- a CDS encoding ABC transporter substrate-binding protein yields the protein MSPENNGRRRLLGEIVAGIFGIVLGLTGCGDAPSGPSAAIVEEKPRTGGTYRRAFSSPIMKLDPAEVNDSYSHEVARQVFDGLLEFDEDGRPVPALAASWTISADRLTYRLTLRADARFQAKTGPDDVQTLNGGRSVTAEDVSYTLHRLLAPGHPNRKGKNYLVIRGAAAYNASQAASIEGIRVVSSDTIELTLDKPFTPFLSLLALNFAFIVPREDAEALGENFGWNPVGAGPFSWGGRASDTLVLKANPGYYRGRPYLDRIEFPVIADEIERFRRFKSGELMHNDVPDPEYKNVLQDPLWARQFQEVSRWGIYYLGFDVKTPPFDNVKVRQAMNYAIDREAIVKLVINDRARIARGALPPGIMGYNPKLRGYSYDLAKARTLLAEAGYPGGKGFPEITLEVNRDEIHIRTAEFVLANLRDIGISCRMKVVDFPELLADVQNGRTPFFRMGFTVDYPDPDNFLYSLFHSGNIGPAGNYSRYANPRVDELLDRARFEIDAKERVALYRDAEQLIVDDAPLVFVFHYTTHGIWQPYVHGMKVTPMGTPYIAYRQLWLSSPTARLPGK from the coding sequence GTGTCACCTGAAAATAACGGCCGGCGCCGTCTGCTTGGCGAGATTGTCGCGGGTATCTTCGGCATTGTCCTGGGTCTGACCGGATGCGGAGACGCTCCATCGGGGCCGTCCGCAGCCATCGTGGAAGAGAAGCCCCGGACAGGTGGGACCTACCGGCGCGCATTTTCATCGCCCATCATGAAGCTCGACCCGGCCGAAGTGAACGATTCGTATTCCCACGAAGTCGCCCGCCAGGTGTTCGACGGCCTGCTCGAGTTCGACGAGGACGGCCGCCCCGTGCCCGCTCTGGCCGCGTCCTGGACCATCAGCGCGGACCGACTCACCTACCGGCTCACCCTTCGGGCCGATGCCAGGTTCCAGGCGAAGACCGGGCCCGACGACGTCCAGACCCTGAACGGCGGGCGGTCCGTGACGGCGGAAGACGTCTCATACACGCTTCATCGCCTTCTCGCTCCTGGTCACCCCAACCGGAAAGGCAAAAACTATCTGGTGATCAGGGGCGCTGCGGCGTATAACGCCAGCCAGGCCGCATCGATCGAGGGAATCAGGGTTGTCTCATCCGATACGATCGAACTTACCCTCGACAAACCGTTCACCCCGTTTCTTTCGCTGCTGGCCCTGAACTTCGCGTTCATCGTGCCTCGCGAAGATGCCGAGGCGCTCGGCGAGAATTTCGGCTGGAACCCAGTCGGCGCCGGCCCGTTCTCCTGGGGCGGAAGGGCGAGCGATACCCTCGTTCTCAAGGCGAATCCCGGGTATTACCGGGGACGGCCGTATCTCGACCGGATCGAGTTCCCGGTTATAGCTGATGAAATAGAACGGTTCCGCCGGTTCAAGAGCGGAGAACTGATGCACAACGACGTCCCCGATCCGGAATACAAGAACGTCCTCCAGGATCCCCTCTGGGCAAGGCAGTTCCAGGAGGTCAGCCGGTGGGGCATCTACTATCTCGGCTTCGATGTGAAGACCCCCCCCTTCGACAATGTGAAGGTCCGGCAGGCGATGAACTACGCGATCGATCGGGAGGCCATCGTGAAGCTCGTGATCAACGACCGGGCCCGCATCGCCCGGGGGGCTCTCCCGCCGGGAATCATGGGCTACAACCCGAAGCTGCGCGGTTACTCCTACGATCTCGCCAAGGCCAGGACGCTTCTCGCCGAGGCTGGCTACCCCGGAGGGAAGGGATTCCCCGAGATCACGCTCGAAGTGAACCGCGACGAGATCCATATCCGCACGGCCGAGTTCGTGCTCGCGAACCTGCGCGATATCGGCATCTCGTGCCGAATGAAGGTCGTCGATTTTCCGGAACTGCTGGCGGATGTCCAGAACGGCCGGACGCCTTTTTTCCGCATGGGATTCACCGTCGATTATCCCGATCCGGACAACTTCCTGTACAGCCTGTTCCATTCGGGAAACATCGGTCCGGCCGGCAACTACAGCCGATATGCGAACCCCCGCGTCGACGAACTGCTCGACCGGGCGCGGTTCGAGATCGACGCGAAGGAACGGGTCGCCCTGTACCGTGATGCGGAACAGCTCATCGTCGATGATGCGCCGCTCGTGTTCGTGTTCCATTACACGACGCACGGCATCTGGCAACCATACGTGCATGGCATGAAGGTCACGCCCATGGGGACGCCGTATATCGCATACCGCCAGTTATGGCTGTCCAGCCCGACCGCGCGGCTTCCCGGAAAGTGA
- a CDS encoding YqaA family protein — translation MKYIRRLYDWTLALAARPGAIWALFAIAFAESSFFPIPPDVLLIAMTLAQPSKGLWYATVCTAGSVIGAMFGYLIGYGFWAAVGGYFFKYVPGFTPEIFEQVCRSYEQYSVLIVFTAAFTPIPYKVITITAGVSHISLLPFIVASAFGRGARFFLVSGLLMKFGPPVKEFIEKYFNLLTVLVVAIYVLAFYLLPVLFK, via the coding sequence ATGAAATACATCCGCCGGCTGTACGACTGGACCCTCGCGCTGGCGGCCCGCCCCGGCGCGATCTGGGCGCTGTTTGCGATCGCCTTCGCCGAGTCCAGCTTTTTCCCTATTCCGCCGGACGTTCTGTTGATCGCGATGACGCTGGCCCAACCGTCGAAGGGCCTCTGGTACGCCACGGTCTGCACGGCCGGCTCGGTCATCGGGGCGATGTTCGGGTATCTCATCGGATACGGTTTCTGGGCGGCCGTCGGCGGGTATTTCTTCAAATACGTGCCGGGCTTCACGCCGGAAATATTCGAACAGGTATGCAGATCTTACGAGCAGTATTCGGTGCTCATCGTTTTCACCGCCGCGTTCACGCCCATTCCGTACAAGGTCATCACGATCACCGCTGGCGTCTCGCACATCTCGCTGCTCCCCTTCATCGTCGCCTCGGCGTTCGGGCGCGGCGCGAGATTCTTCCTCGTCTCAGGCCTGCTAATGAAGTTCGGTCCGCCGGTGAAGGAGTTCATCGAGAAGTATTTCAACCTGCTGACCGTGCTGGTCGTGGCGATCTACGTCCTGGCCTTCTACCTGCTGCCCGTGCTGTTCAAGTAA
- the ettA gene encoding energy-dependent translational throttle protein EttA, with protein MAEQYIFTMYRLNKFYGQRQVLKDINLCFFPGAKIGIVGHNGAGKSTVLRIMAGLDKEFQGHAEITKGMRVGFVQQEPQLAWGKTVRENLELAFADTMKLLKEYEDLSTSMGEMDPDAMDKAMERMGQLQEKIDACGGWEIDTRLNIAANALVLPPDDMIVDKLSGGERRRVSLCRVLLEQPDLLLLDEPTNHLDAETIDWLENHLKNYPGTVIISTHDRYFLDNITKWILELEDGHGIPFEGNYTSWLQQKLEILAQQEKKESVRRRSLDRELKWIKMSSSDRHELSRERIMQYEQLVVRESAASQPESNVIQIAPAVPLGDKVIEVSALCKGFENQPLIKDLSFKLPKGGIVGIVGPNGTGKTTLFRMLTGVEKPDSGTIDIGPTVKMVWVDQHRDSLNGENTVFDEISEGQADIAFGKLKIPARAYCGRFGFRGSDQQKFVKDLSGGERNRVHLAKILKSGGNVILLDEPTNDLDVNTLRLLEDAISDFSGCILVISHDRFFLNRICTHLMVFEGESHVEWFEGNYEEYEAMRLRKLGSAALENRRARYRRFKPN; from the coding sequence ATGGCTGAGCAGTATATTTTCACGATGTATCGCCTCAACAAGTTTTACGGCCAGAGGCAGGTCCTCAAGGACATCAACCTGTGCTTCTTCCCCGGAGCGAAGATCGGCATCGTCGGTCACAACGGCGCCGGCAAATCGACCGTGCTGCGGATCATGGCCGGCCTCGACAAGGAGTTCCAGGGCCACGCGGAAATCACCAAGGGCATGCGGGTCGGTTTCGTCCAGCAGGAGCCCCAGCTGGCGTGGGGAAAGACGGTTCGCGAGAATCTCGAACTGGCCTTCGCCGACACGATGAAGCTGCTGAAGGAATACGAAGACCTCTCGACGAGCATGGGCGAGATGGACCCCGATGCGATGGACAAGGCGATGGAGCGCATGGGCCAGCTCCAGGAGAAGATCGACGCCTGCGGCGGGTGGGAGATCGACACCCGGCTGAACATCGCGGCGAACGCCCTCGTCCTGCCCCCCGACGACATGATCGTCGACAAACTGTCGGGCGGCGAGCGGCGCCGCGTCTCGCTCTGCCGCGTGCTTCTCGAACAACCCGACCTGCTGCTGCTCGACGAGCCCACGAACCATCTCGACGCCGAGACGATCGACTGGCTCGAGAACCATCTCAAGAACTATCCCGGCACCGTCATCATCTCGACGCACGACCGGTATTTTCTCGATAATATAACGAAATGGATACTCGAGCTCGAAGACGGCCACGGCATCCCCTTCGAGGGGAACTACACATCCTGGCTCCAGCAGAAACTCGAGATCCTGGCCCAGCAGGAGAAGAAGGAGTCGGTCCGCCGGCGTTCGCTCGATCGCGAACTGAAGTGGATCAAGATGAGCAGTTCCGACCGTCACGAACTCTCCCGCGAGCGCATCATGCAGTATGAGCAGCTCGTCGTGCGGGAATCTGCCGCGAGCCAGCCGGAATCGAACGTGATCCAGATCGCGCCCGCCGTTCCTCTCGGCGACAAGGTCATCGAGGTTTCCGCCCTCTGCAAGGGCTTCGAGAACCAGCCTCTCATCAAAGATCTTTCGTTCAAACTGCCCAAGGGCGGCATCGTGGGCATCGTCGGGCCGAACGGCACCGGCAAGACCACGCTGTTCCGCATGCTGACCGGCGTCGAGAAGCCGGACTCCGGAACGATCGATATCGGCCCCACCGTGAAGATGGTCTGGGTCGACCAGCATCGCGACTCGCTGAACGGCGAAAACACCGTGTTCGACGAGATCAGCGAAGGCCAGGCCGACATCGCGTTCGGAAAGCTCAAGATCCCTGCCCGCGCCTACTGCGGCAGATTCGGGTTCCGCGGCAGCGACCAGCAGAAATTCGTCAAGGACCTCTCGGGCGGCGAGCGCAACCGCGTTCACCTCGCAAAGATCCTGAAATCAGGCGGCAATGTGATCCTCCTCGACGAACCGACGAACGATCTCGACGTCAACACCCTGCGCCTGCTCGAAGACGCGATCTCGGATTTCAGCGGCTGCATCCTCGTCATCAGTCACGACCGCTTTTTCCTCAACCGCATCTGCACTCACCTGATGGTGTTCGAAGGCGAGTCCCACGTCGAGTGGTTCGAGGGCAACTACGAGGAATACGAGGCAATGCGACTGCGCAAACTCGGCTCCGCCGCACTCGAGAACCGCCGCGCCCGATACCGCCGGTTCAAACCGAACTGA
- the recA gene encoding recombinase RecA: MSDPRMMNNRSMERTGEKQKSLDTAIQAIEKQFGKGSVMRLGESRTAAIESVPTGSLSLDYALGVGGLPRGRIIEIFGPESSGKTTIALHVVAEVQKMGGQAAFVDVEHALDPAYSRLLGVDIDNLLISQPNSGEEALEIAEMLVRSNAVDVLVVDSVAALTTKAELDGEMGDATVGMQARLMSQAMRKLTPVVSRSGCVCIFINQLREKIGVMFGNPETTPGGRALKFFSSVRLDIRRKEQLKDGDQAVGYTTEVKVVKNKVAPPFRKAHFDIMFGKGLSREGEIIDMAEEMKIVSKTGAWYSFGDTRIGQGRENAKDFLVKNPDVFGEIVMKVKEKLGMLKPAESQAEKPEQKEKEKAAGRGK; the protein is encoded by the coding sequence ATGTCTGACCCGCGAATGATGAATAACCGCTCGATGGAACGCACCGGCGAAAAACAGAAATCTCTCGACACGGCCATTCAGGCCATCGAGAAGCAGTTCGGAAAGGGATCCGTGATGCGCCTCGGCGAGTCGCGCACCGCCGCGATCGAGTCCGTGCCCACCGGCTCGCTGTCGCTTGATTACGCTCTCGGCGTCGGCGGGCTTCCCCGCGGCCGCATCATCGAGATCTTCGGGCCCGAATCCTCGGGCAAGACGACGATCGCGCTCCACGTCGTGGCCGAGGTGCAGAAGATGGGCGGCCAGGCGGCGTTCGTCGACGTCGAACACGCGCTCGACCCGGCCTATTCGCGCCTGCTCGGCGTCGATATCGACAACCTGCTGATCTCCCAGCCCAACAGCGGCGAGGAAGCCCTCGAGATCGCCGAGATGCTCGTCCGCAGCAACGCCGTCGACGTGCTCGTCGTCGACTCGGTCGCGGCCCTCACGACCAAGGCGGAACTCGACGGCGAGATGGGCGATGCGACCGTCGGCATGCAGGCCCGCCTGATGTCTCAGGCGATGCGCAAGCTGACCCCCGTCGTCTCCCGCTCCGGCTGCGTCTGCATCTTCATCAACCAGCTCCGCGAGAAGATCGGCGTCATGTTCGGCAATCCCGAGACGACGCCCGGCGGCCGCGCCCTCAAGTTCTTCTCCTCCGTCCGCCTCGACATCCGGCGCAAGGAACAGCTCAAGGACGGCGACCAGGCGGTCGGCTACACCACCGAGGTCAAGGTCGTCAAGAACAAGGTCGCTCCGCCCTTCCGCAAGGCCCATTTCGACATCATGTTCGGCAAGGGCCTCTCACGCGAGGGCGAGATCATCGACATGGCCGAAGAGATGAAGATCGTCAGCAAGACCGGCGCCTGGTATTCCTTCGGCGACACCCGCATCGGCCAGGGCCGCGAGAACGCGAAGGACTTCCTCGTGAAGAACCCCGACGTGTTCGGCGAGATTGTGATGAAGGTCAAGGAAAAGCTCGGCATGCTCAAGCCCGCCGAGTCCCAGGCCGAAAAGCCCGAGCAGAAAGAGAAGGAAAAGGCCGCCGGCCGCGGCAAGTAA